From a single Desulforegula conservatrix Mb1Pa genomic region:
- a CDS encoding serine integrase family protein yields the protein MNEFLKHLRSSSKDRQHPQSQQRGQQYDPNFQDRRTGNERRHSPHHRPRYDSDEMPEIFDRISYFLEKLTEQQVRIAAAKEKLAETEERRNLILEAIEAHLGDFMGSIAEGGIQVEREEESPAIIIPENLDKKIEERIAERQAGLVDRGMIVQMVKKMRKQGSTYEQIAKFLDDEGIPTFSKKGKWHAQTIHRLCKA from the coding sequence ATGAACGAGTTCTTAAAGCATTTGCGGAGTTCAAGCAAGGATCGTCAGCATCCTCAGAGCCAGCAGAGAGGACAGCAGTACGACCCTAATTTCCAGGATAGAAGAACGGGAAACGAGAGAAGGCACTCTCCTCATCATCGTCCAAGGTATGATTCTGATGAAATGCCGGAAATATTTGACCGTATAAGTTATTTTCTTGAAAAATTGACCGAACAGCAGGTAAGAATAGCGGCTGCCAAGGAAAAACTGGCCGAGACCGAAGAACGAAGAAATCTTATTCTTGAGGCAATAGAAGCCCATCTTGGCGATTTCATGGGTTCAATTGCAGAAGGCGGGATACAGGTCGAAAGAGAGGAAGAATCGCCCGCGATTATTATTCCTGAAAATCTGGACAAGAAAATTGAAGAAAGAATAGCCGAACGTCAGGCCGGTCTCGTTGACCGGGGTATGATTGTCCAGATGGTAAAAAAAATGAGAAAGCAGGGGTCAACATATGAGCAGATAGCCAAATTTCTTGATGATGAGGGTATTCCAACTTTCTCCAAGAAAGGCAAATGGCATGCTCAGACCATTCACCGGCTATGCAAGGCATAA
- the tpx gene encoding thiol peroxidase: MAKTALQGNTINTCGEIPSNGSFAPDFTLVKTDLTEIKLSDLKGKKVILNIFPSIDTPVCATSVRKFNEAASKLDNTVILCVSKDLPFAHARFCGAEGIEKVHSVSDFRTGQFGEKYGVTIIDSPLSGLLARSVIVVNEKGNVIYSELVNETTSEPNYEDALKAVS; encoded by the coding sequence ATGGCAAAAACAGCTCTTCAAGGCAACACTATCAATACATGCGGAGAGATCCCGAGTAACGGCTCCTTCGCACCTGATTTCACCCTTGTAAAGACAGATCTTACAGAAATAAAACTTTCAGATCTGAAAGGTAAAAAGGTTATCCTTAACATTTTTCCAAGCATAGATACTCCTGTATGCGCTACTTCAGTAAGAAAATTCAACGAAGCAGCATCTAAGCTCGATAACACAGTAATACTATGTGTTTCAAAGGACCTTCCTTTTGCTCATGCAAGATTCTGCGGAGCTGAGGGTATAGAAAAGGTACACTCAGTATCTGATTTCAGGACAGGACAGTTTGGAGAAAAATACGGCGTAACCATTATTGACAGTCCTCTGTCAGGACTTCTCGCCAGATCAGTTATTGTAGTGAATGAAAAAGGGAATGTAATTTACTCTGAACTCGTAAATGAAACCACTTCGGAACCAAACTATGAAGACGCGCTAAAAGCGGTGAGCTGA
- a CDS encoding VOC family protein, translating into MIKYTGINHLALATGNLEETITFWRDLLGFRMVLGYGHDGYRQYFFEISPTDLIAFFEWREVEPLHFKDHGVPVKGSYGFDHVSIGVATEKDLRHLKDKLEAAGIWVSEVVDHGFILSIYSFDPNNIPVEFSSYVEGVDIRKKPVFKDSNPCPAAASGSEPNSGVWCEVGSYTPRSEWVSYPGDGKKLFD; encoded by the coding sequence ATGATTAAATATACTGGCATAAATCATCTGGCTTTGGCAACAGGCAATCTGGAAGAAACGATCACTTTCTGGAGAGACCTTCTTGGGTTTCGCATGGTTCTTGGATATGGCCATGATGGGTACAGGCAGTATTTTTTTGAAATTTCCCCAACCGACCTTATTGCTTTTTTTGAATGGAGGGAGGTTGAGCCGCTTCACTTTAAAGACCACGGTGTCCCTGTCAAAGGGTCGTATGGATTCGATCACGTTTCAATAGGTGTCGCAACAGAGAAGGATCTCAGACATTTGAAGGACAAACTGGAAGCTGCGGGAATATGGGTTTCTGAAGTGGTTGATCATGGATTTATTCTGTCAATATATTCATTTGACCCGAATAATATTCCTGTGGAATTTAGCTCTTATGTCGAAGGCGTTGATATTCGAAAAAAACCAGTTTTCAAGGATTCAAATCCTTGTCCGGCCGCAGCTTCCGGATCTGAGCCAAATTCCGGGGTATGGTGTGAGGTCGGATCATATACTCCGCGATCAGAATGGGTTTCATACCCTGGAGACGGTAAAAAGCTTTTTGACTGA
- a CDS encoding PaaI family thioesterase, whose product MLNINTHKSISKKLCGVPTALEDGKSTVEMELTGDMSADDSGLVHGGFIFGLADYAAMLAVNHPNVVLGSADSKFLKPAVTGKKAVAMASIESKSGKKLIVKTKVSVDGEIIFEAIMTCFTPEKHVLSK is encoded by the coding sequence ATGTTGAATATTAATACACACAAGTCTATTTCAAAAAAATTATGCGGAGTACCAACCGCCCTTGAAGACGGAAAGTCAACAGTTGAAATGGAACTGACCGGAGATATGTCGGCTGATGACTCAGGACTTGTCCATGGAGGCTTTATATTTGGCCTTGCAGATTACGCAGCCATGCTTGCTGTCAATCATCCGAATGTAGTTCTTGGCTCGGCAGATTCAAAATTCTTAAAACCTGCGGTTACCGGCAAAAAGGCTGTTGCCATGGCATCAATCGAATCAAAATCAGGTAAAAAGCTTATAGTCAAAACAAAAGTATCGGTTGATGGTGAAATCATTTTTGAAGCTATAATGACCTGTTTTACCCCTGAAAAACATGTGCTTTCGAAATAA
- a CDS encoding GAF domain-containing sensor histidine kinase yields the protein MNNKEKILEMLIEITRISNNSSMDFHKKVKEIIHKIVEAVGAEKGSIMLVKAKNIEVVASTNPDLIGIKQPLSEEAPSVWVVKNKKALLINSEKSSEALPTKMGRYQKKSYFLAPVFSGNKVIGVINLTEKKGQDCFSKPEQELILSVSGNVISALENFRLAETLKQSQKTLTLKNRQLKKLESLKSDLFKMLIHDLKGPISEVTANLDILNYTSSSENKEHVAAAQSGCDTLYRMILNLLDISRLEEKIMPLIMEKLEPEDFLKESVSRIISLARNRGVKIIEKFPSESDKTSYFMGDRDLLTRVMQNLLMNAINYSTANEYIEVGFTKPQKGKIVFFVKDKGPGIEPAFHELIFDKYFQITQKSRGSNYSTGLGLTFCRLAVISHSGKIWVESDGKNGSIFSFQLKTIGD from the coding sequence ATGAATAACAAAGAAAAGATTCTTGAAATGCTTATTGAGATAACCAGAATTTCCAATAATTCATCCATGGATTTTCATAAGAAGGTAAAAGAAATTATCCATAAAATAGTCGAGGCTGTCGGAGCAGAAAAAGGTTCGATAATGCTTGTCAAAGCCAAGAATATAGAGGTCGTGGCGTCAACAAACCCTGATCTTATTGGCATAAAACAACCTCTTAGCGAAGAGGCTCCATCTGTTTGGGTTGTCAAAAACAAAAAGGCCCTCTTGATAAACTCCGAAAAATCATCAGAGGCTTTACCCACAAAAATGGGAAGGTACCAAAAAAAGTCATATTTTCTTGCACCTGTATTCAGTGGCAACAAGGTTATCGGGGTAATCAACCTTACTGAAAAAAAAGGCCAGGACTGTTTCAGCAAACCTGAACAGGAGCTTATTTTGTCTGTATCAGGAAATGTAATAAGCGCACTTGAGAATTTCAGACTGGCAGAAACGCTCAAACAAAGCCAGAAAACCCTGACTCTGAAGAACAGACAGCTAAAAAAGCTTGAATCGCTTAAATCAGATCTTTTCAAAATGCTCATACACGATCTAAAAGGCCCTATTTCTGAAGTAACCGCAAACCTGGACATACTAAACTATACCTCATCCAGCGAAAACAAGGAGCACGTTGCAGCAGCTCAGTCAGGCTGTGATACTCTTTACAGAATGATCCTCAATCTTCTCGATATATCAAGACTTGAGGAAAAAATAATGCCCCTGATCATGGAAAAGCTTGAACCAGAGGATTTTTTAAAAGAGTCAGTATCCCGCATAATAAGCCTTGCAAGGAACAGGGGAGTAAAAATAATTGAGAAATTTCCTTCTGAATCAGACAAAACATCCTATTTCATGGGAGACAGGGATCTCCTCACAAGGGTTATGCAAAACCTTCTTATGAATGCCATAAACTATTCTACGGCAAACGAATATATTGAAGTAGGTTTTACAAAACCCCAGAAGGGCAAAATAGTATTTTTTGTAAAAGACAAAGGCCCGGGAATTGAACCAGCATTCCACGAGCTTATTTTTGACAAATATTTCCAGATTACCCAGAAAAGCCGCGGATCAAATTACTCAACCGGTCTTGGCCTGACTTTCTGCAGATTAGCTGTAATCTCGCATTCAGGCAAAATTTGGGTTGAAAGCGACGGTAAAAATGGTAGTATTTTTTCCTTTCAGCTGAAAACAATAGGTGATTGA
- a CDS encoding response regulator, with the protein MIDLNNINILIVDDMESMCKSIRAMLKILNIGNRVRIAFNGREGLNILRKEPSDLAIIDWNMPVMTGIELLDKIREDRVLRDMPIIMITAENSRDIVAQAAESDIDAYILKPLTVKSLGDKIEKVMEQCQNPSHMTKYLKASRDLEEKGNIDEAIIWATEAMNSDPLSSRPIRTIAHLHYLKNDLDEAEKWFIKAAKMNRLDVYAFHYLGEINMKRNNVDMAVKFYEKAMEISPRQLDRSINFAKLLIQKKNISKGKTVLDKAFALSGSSDTLKEEIALFCFENEAFDYAQSLIEELIASYQDRYDLMYKLAKIHLLNEDTNRAMNLLIKIEPKMPDNVDLKLSLAKIYIADGRSLRADGILKTVLDIDPDNQEAKDLMRNNV; encoded by the coding sequence ATGATAGACCTAAATAACATAAATATTCTAATAGTTGACGACATGGAGAGCATGTGCAAGTCCATAAGGGCCATGCTGAAAATCCTTAATATTGGCAACAGGGTCAGGATAGCCTTTAATGGCCGGGAAGGCCTTAACATCCTTAGAAAAGAGCCCAGTGATCTTGCCATAATTGACTGGAACATGCCAGTAATGACAGGGATAGAACTTCTCGACAAAATAAGGGAAGACCGGGTACTCAGGGACATGCCCATAATCATGATCACCGCCGAAAACTCAAGGGACATAGTTGCCCAGGCAGCAGAATCAGATATTGATGCATATATACTTAAGCCCCTTACAGTGAAATCACTTGGTGATAAAATTGAAAAAGTAATGGAACAGTGCCAGAATCCCAGCCACATGACAAAATACCTGAAAGCGTCAAGGGATCTTGAGGAAAAAGGCAATATTGACGAAGCAATCATCTGGGCTACTGAAGCCATGAATTCAGATCCTTTGTCTTCAAGGCCCATAAGAACAATTGCACATCTGCACTATCTTAAAAATGATTTAGATGAAGCCGAAAAATGGTTCATAAAAGCAGCCAAGATGAACAGGCTGGATGTTTATGCCTTCCATTACCTCGGTGAGATAAACATGAAACGCAACAATGTCGATATGGCTGTAAAATTCTATGAAAAAGCAATGGAAATAAGCCCGAGACAACTCGACAGATCAATTAATTTTGCAAAGCTCCTGATACAGAAAAAAAATATCTCAAAAGGAAAAACTGTCCTTGATAAGGCATTTGCACTCTCAGGATCTTCAGATACACTCAAAGAGGAAATAGCATTATTCTGCTTTGAAAATGAAGCCTTTGATTATGCCCAATCACTTATCGAAGAACTTATTGCATCCTACCAGGACAGATACGATCTTATGTACAAACTGGCAAAAATCCATCTTCTTAATGAAGACACCAACAGAGCCATGAATCTCCTGATAAAGATCGAACCCAAGATGCCTGACAATGTTGACCTGAAACTTTCTCTGGCCAAAATATACATAGCGGACGGCAGATCCTTAAGGGCTGATGGCATCCTTAAGACAGTTCTTGATATTGATCCTGATAACCAGGAAGCAAAGGACCTGATGCGTAATAATGTTTAA
- the gltX gene encoding glutamate--tRNA ligase, with the protein MNQKIDKIITRFPPSPSGYLHVGGARTAIFNWLYARNKGGNFVLRIEDTDAQRSTQDSVDAIFDGLKWLGITWDDGPYYQSQRTDLYLEYIQKLLDSGNAYYCTCSPEKLDEMREKAMSEGRKPKYDGTCREKNLPKTDNAVVRFKAPLHGATVIEDIIKGHIAIQNEELDDFIILRSDGSPTYNLAVVVDDITMGINTIIRGDDHISNTPKQIMLFNALGYKLPLFGHVPMVLGGDKTRLSKRHGATSVTAYRDMGILPEAMVNYLVRLGWSYGDQEFFTIEDLLEKFNLTSIGKSPSVFDMDKLLALNADHMKAAGAAKLKDLVKPFLDKAGIIPPEGIDVEKAVETLIPRCRTLEEMAEASRFYFEDEIVYDEEAVKKHMKPESIAPVNALIAKIDGLEDFSEANIDKVFHEMLEETGLKFGKAGPPVRIALTGKTASPGIFEIIAVIGKEKTLSRLKKAAAYIENMGQAKN; encoded by the coding sequence ATGAATCAGAAAATTGATAAAATCATCACCAGATTTCCCCCAAGTCCTTCTGGATACCTCCATGTGGGCGGGGCAAGAACAGCCATCTTCAACTGGCTCTACGCCAGAAACAAAGGCGGAAACTTTGTCCTCAGAATTGAAGACACGGATGCCCAAAGATCCACCCAGGATTCAGTGGACGCAATATTCGACGGCCTTAAATGGCTCGGGATAACCTGGGATGACGGGCCTTACTACCAGAGCCAGAGAACAGACCTTTACCTCGAATATATACAGAAGCTGCTTGATTCCGGTAATGCTTATTATTGCACATGCTCTCCGGAAAAACTGGACGAGATGCGTGAAAAGGCCATGAGCGAAGGAAGAAAGCCAAAGTATGACGGAACATGCAGGGAAAAGAATTTGCCCAAGACAGACAATGCTGTCGTAAGATTCAAGGCGCCTCTCCACGGAGCTACAGTGATTGAGGATATAATCAAGGGCCATATTGCAATCCAGAACGAAGAGCTCGACGACTTCATTATATTAAGGAGTGACGGAAGCCCTACTTACAATCTTGCGGTTGTGGTTGATGACATAACAATGGGAATAAACACCATCATCCGCGGAGATGACCACATCAGCAACACTCCAAAGCAGATTATGCTGTTCAACGCCCTAGGATATAAACTTCCGCTTTTCGGCCATGTGCCAATGGTTCTGGGCGGAGACAAGACAAGACTTTCCAAGCGCCACGGTGCAACATCCGTTACTGCGTACAGAGACATGGGAATCCTGCCTGAAGCAATGGTCAACTACCTTGTCAGACTCGGATGGTCTTATGGTGACCAGGAATTCTTCACGATCGAAGATCTTTTGGAAAAATTCAATCTGACCAGTATTGGCAAGTCGCCAAGTGTATTTGATATGGACAAGCTTCTTGCACTTAATGCTGATCACATGAAGGCTGCCGGAGCTGCAAAACTCAAAGACCTGGTTAAACCATTCCTGGATAAAGCAGGAATAATTCCGCCTGAAGGCATTGATGTTGAAAAAGCAGTTGAAACGCTGATCCCAAGATGCCGCACGCTTGAGGAAATGGCCGAAGCATCGAGATTCTATTTTGAAGATGAAATAGTGTACGACGAAGAAGCTGTAAAAAAACACATGAAGCCGGAATCCATTGCTCCTGTAAATGCACTTATTGCCAAGATTGATGGATTGGAGGACTTTTCAGAAGCAAATATTGATAAAGTTTTCCATGAAATGCTTGAAGAAACCGGACTTAAATTCGGCAAAGCAGGCCCTCCTGTGAGAATAGCACTGACCGGGAAAACCGCAAGCCCCGGCATTTTTGAAATCATCGCTGTGATTGGTAAGGAAAAAACACTTTCACGGCTTAAGAAAGCAGCTGCCTATATTGAAAACATGGGGCAGGCAAAAAATTAG
- the rpmF gene encoding 50S ribosomal protein L32, producing the protein MAVPKRKTSKSRRDKRRTHQKTSAPAVSACANCGEAKRPHTVCPSCGTYRGRELAPLSVE; encoded by the coding sequence ATGGCGGTTCCAAAGCGGAAGACCTCCAAATCCAGGAGAGACAAGAGACGTACGCATCAGAAAACATCTGCACCAGCAGTTTCAGCGTGCGCAAACTGCGGAGAAGCAAAGAGACCCCATACTGTATGCCCAAGCTGCGGCACCTACAGAGGTCGTGAACTCGCTCCTCTATCTGTAGAATAG
- the fabG gene encoding 3-oxoacyl-[acyl-carrier-protein] reductase translates to MTPRVVVVTGGSRGIGRSICLAFADENTHIFLNYSASVENAAETVRMIEEKGGKATAIKADVSSDDEVEAFFGQALELCGRIDVLVNNAGVTKDGLIARMKTTDWDSVIDTNLKGAFLCIRAVVRPMMKQRDGRIINITSIAGVAGNPGQANYAASKGGLIALTKSAARELASRNITVNAVAPGYIETDMTAGLNDQVKSGMLAQIPLGRCGRPEDVAAAVHFLASGPASYITGQVIHVNGGMYI, encoded by the coding sequence ATGACGCCGCGTGTTGTTGTTGTGACTGGTGGATCCAGAGGGATCGGAAGATCCATCTGTCTTGCATTTGCGGACGAGAATACCCATATATTCCTGAATTATTCGGCATCTGTAGAAAATGCTGCGGAAACTGTCAGAATGATTGAGGAAAAAGGCGGAAAAGCTACTGCAATAAAGGCTGATGTCTCATCTGATGATGAGGTTGAGGCCTTTTTTGGTCAGGCTCTTGAGCTGTGCGGGAGAATAGATGTTCTCGTGAATAATGCAGGGGTGACCAAAGATGGCCTGATAGCCAGAATGAAGACCACTGATTGGGATTCAGTTATTGATACCAATCTCAAGGGCGCTTTTCTCTGTATTCGTGCAGTTGTAAGACCCATGATGAAACAACGGGACGGCCGGATCATTAATATAACCTCCATTGCAGGAGTTGCAGGTAATCCTGGGCAGGCGAATTATGCGGCATCCAAGGGAGGGCTCATTGCACTCACCAAGTCGGCTGCCAGGGAGCTTGCTTCCCGCAATATCACAGTAAATGCCGTGGCTCCGGGATACATTGAAACAGATATGACAGCAGGCCTGAATGATCAGGTTAAGTCAGGGATGCTCGCCCAGATTCCTCTGGGGCGTTGTGGCAGACCGGAAGATGTCGCTGCCGCAGTCCATTTTCTTGCCTCTGGTCCTGCTTCTTACATCACTGGTCAGGTAATTCATGTGAACGGTGGAATGTACATTTAA
- a CDS encoding acyl carrier protein, with amino-acid sequence MSIEDKVRKVISEKLGVDISEVVPEASLIDDLGADSLDIVELIMSMEETFDLDIPDEEAEKLVKVKDVIKYLEDKL; translated from the coding sequence ATGTCTATTGAAGATAAGGTTCGTAAGGTTATTTCAGAAAAACTTGGTGTGGATATATCAGAAGTTGTTCCTGAAGCATCACTCATAGACGATCTGGGCGCTGATTCCCTTGATATAGTTGAACTTATCATGAGCATGGAAGAAACATTCGATCTTGATATTCCTGATGAAGAAGCTGAAAAGCTTGTTAAGGTTAAGGACGTTATCAAGTATCTGGAGGATAAGCTCTAA
- the fabF gene encoding beta-ketoacyl-ACP synthase II, whose translation MERRVVITGIGLVTPLGIGKDENWASLCAGKSGIAAITRFDACRYSTRIAGEVRGFDASVYVPAKEARRMELFGAYAVAAAKMALADSGISITDANSCRTGIVTGCGLGGLESVEKVVRIIDGQGPGRVGPFFIPMLIGSMAAGLVAIHTGAKGPQWTTSSACAASGHAIADAFREIKSGRADIMIAGGSEALITGSCIAGFGAMRALSTRNDEPQKASRPFDAGRDGFVPSEGAGVVILEPLEDALKRGATIYAEVAGAGASGDAYHITAPSPGGDGYVRCMRAALEDAGLSLKDIDYINAHGTSTPLNDAMETLAVKTVFGDHAQKLAVSSTKSMTGHLLGAAGGVEAAFTALVIYNDLMPPTINLDNPDPECDLDYVANVARSSEIRAAMSNSFGFGGTNISLVFKKPDFSGSDINRT comes from the coding sequence ATGGAGCGGCGTGTAGTTATAACAGGCATCGGTCTGGTTACCCCTCTGGGTATCGGGAAAGATGAAAACTGGGCTTCTTTGTGTGCCGGGAAATCAGGTATTGCGGCAATAACCAGGTTTGATGCCTGCAGGTATTCAACCAGGATAGCCGGAGAAGTCAGGGGCTTTGATGCATCTGTTTATGTTCCTGCAAAAGAAGCCAGACGCATGGAGCTTTTTGGCGCTTATGCTGTTGCTGCGGCAAAAATGGCCCTTGCTGATTCAGGCATATCAATCACTGACGCCAATTCATGCAGAACTGGAATCGTAACAGGTTGCGGACTCGGGGGACTCGAGTCTGTTGAGAAGGTAGTCCGTATTATTGACGGACAGGGGCCGGGCCGAGTAGGCCCTTTTTTTATTCCCATGCTCATAGGCAGTATGGCAGCAGGGCTTGTAGCCATTCATACAGGAGCAAAGGGGCCTCAATGGACGACTTCCAGCGCGTGTGCAGCTAGCGGTCATGCCATAGCCGATGCATTCAGGGAGATTAAGTCAGGCAGGGCGGATATAATGATAGCCGGAGGAAGCGAGGCTCTGATAACGGGTTCCTGCATAGCCGGATTCGGGGCAATGCGAGCCTTGTCTACCAGGAATGATGAGCCTCAAAAAGCTTCCCGTCCTTTTGATGCCGGACGCGACGGATTTGTTCCTTCTGAAGGAGCTGGCGTAGTAATTCTTGAACCCCTTGAAGACGCATTAAAAAGGGGCGCTACAATCTATGCGGAAGTAGCAGGTGCCGGAGCAAGTGGTGACGCTTACCATATAACAGCCCCGTCTCCGGGGGGGGATGGGTATGTCAGGTGTATGCGTGCCGCGCTTGAAGATGCAGGCCTGTCCTTAAAAGACATAGATTATATCAATGCCCACGGTACTTCGACTCCTCTCAATGATGCCATGGAAACCCTGGCTGTTAAGACTGTTTTCGGAGATCACGCTCAAAAGCTTGCAGTAAGCTCAACAAAGTCCATGACTGGCCATCTTCTTGGTGCTGCGGGCGGGGTTGAGGCAGCTTTTACAGCTCTTGTAATTTATAATGATTTGATGCCACCAACCATAAATCTTGACAATCCTGATCCTGAATGTGATCTCGATTATGTTGCAAATGTGGCAAGATCTTCGGAAATCAGGGCTGCCATGAGCAACTCCTTTGGTTTTGGCGGCACCAACATATCTCTTGTATTTAAAAAGCCTGATTTTTCAGGCTCGGACATAAATCGGACATAA
- the rpiB gene encoding ribose 5-phosphate isomerase B, which produces MKIIIGCDHAAYQLKDILKTYLADKGVEITDIGTNGIQSVNYPDYAKKVAFAVSKGEFDRGILLCGTGLGMSITANRFKGIRAALCNDVFLAKLSRQHNDSNILVLGARVIGDILALEILRTWLETPFEGGRHQDRINMMDDLV; this is translated from the coding sequence ATGAAAATTATAATAGGCTGCGATCATGCCGCTTATCAGCTCAAGGATATTCTTAAGACTTATCTTGCTGACAAGGGTGTTGAGATTACGGACATAGGAACAAATGGAATTCAGTCCGTAAACTATCCCGATTATGCCAAAAAAGTGGCCTTTGCTGTATCCAAAGGCGAGTTTGACAGAGGGATTCTTCTTTGCGGTACAGGCCTTGGAATGTCAATCACTGCAAACCGGTTCAAAGGCATACGCGCCGCCCTTTGCAATGATGTATTTCTGGCAAAGCTGAGCAGACAGCACAATGATTCCAATATTCTTGTCCTTGGAGCGAGGGTCATAGGGGATATTCTTGCCCTTGAGATTTTAAGGACCTGGCTCGAGACTCCGTTTGAGGGGGGGCGCCATCAGGACAGAATAAATATGATGGATGACCTTGTTTAA
- the glyA gene encoding serine hydroxymethyltransferase codes for MDINIIAKTDPEIARVVELETTRQINNLELIASENIVSPAVMAAQGTLLTNKYAEGYPGKRYYGGCEYVDMAESLAISRVKELFGAEYANVQPHSGSQANMAVYFAKLEPGDTVLGMDLSHGGHLTHGSPVNFSGKFFNFISYGVSKETGKIDYDLLKKMAQETKPKLIVAGASAYPRVFDFEAFADIAKSVGAQLMVDMAHIAGLVAGGVHPTPVPYADVVTSTTHKTLRGPRGGLIISKSEDAGFNKQIFPGIQGGPLMHVIAAKAVAFKEALSPSFKIYQENIVKNAKALSEALLSEGFDLVSGGTDNHLMLIDLTRMGITGKDAEAALGKANITVNKNTIPFETKSPFVTSGVRIGTPAVTTRGMGASEMKLIASSIAEVLKNITNESVLQKVNKQVADLCSGFPLFKE; via the coding sequence TTGGATATAAATATCATTGCAAAGACAGATCCTGAAATTGCCCGCGTTGTTGAACTTGAGACAACCCGTCAAATTAACAATCTTGAACTTATAGCTTCCGAGAATATCGTCAGTCCTGCTGTAATGGCTGCCCAGGGAACTCTTCTTACAAATAAGTATGCAGAAGGCTATCCCGGCAAGAGATATTACGGCGGATGCGAATACGTTGATATGGCAGAAAGTCTTGCCATCTCAAGGGTGAAGGAACTGTTCGGCGCAGAATATGCCAATGTCCAGCCGCATTCGGGCTCCCAGGCTAATATGGCTGTTTATTTTGCCAAGCTTGAACCCGGTGATACAGTTCTTGGTATGGACCTTTCCCACGGAGGGCATCTTACCCACGGAAGCCCTGTCAATTTTTCAGGAAAGTTTTTCAATTTTATCTCATACGGTGTTTCCAAGGAAACCGGAAAAATTGATTATGATCTCCTGAAAAAAATGGCCCAGGAAACAAAGCCCAAGCTCATAGTTGCGGGCGCAAGCGCTTATCCGAGGGTATTTGATTTTGAGGCATTTGCTGATATCGCAAAATCAGTTGGCGCACAGCTAATGGTCGATATGGCCCATATTGCAGGTCTTGTGGCTGGCGGCGTTCATCCTACCCCAGTGCCTTACGCAGATGTAGTCACTTCAACCACCCATAAGACTCTCAGAGGCCCAAGGGGTGGTCTTATCATTTCAAAGTCCGAGGACGCCGGATTCAACAAGCAGATTTTTCCAGGAATCCAGGGCGGGCCGCTTATGCATGTAATAGCTGCCAAGGCGGTTGCGTTCAAGGAAGCTCTCAGTCCTTCATTCAAGATTTACCAGGAAAACATTGTCAAAAACGCCAAGGCTCTTTCAGAGGCACTCCTTTCAGAAGGGTTTGACCTTGTTTCAGGCGGAACAGACAATCACCTTATGCTGATTGACCTTACAAGAATGGGAATTACAGGAAAAGACGCAGAAGCTGCGCTTGGCAAGGCAAATATAACTGTAAACAAGAATACAATTCCTTTTGAAACAAAAAGTCCGTTTGTCACAAGCGGAGTAAGAATCGGCACTCCTGCAGTAACAACCCGAGGAATGGGCGCTTCTGAGATGAAACTCATCGCATCCAGCATTGCTGAGGTTCTAAAGAACATCACCAACGAATCTGTTCTTCAGAAAGTTAACAAACAGGTTGCTGATTTATGTTCGGGTTTTCCTCTTTTTAAGGAATAG
- a CDS encoding deoxycytidylate deaminase: protein MEVLESARPSWNAYFMSIAEMVAKRSTCLRRSVGAVIVKDKRILATGYNGAPRNLKHCAQTGCLREQLGVKSGERHELCRGIHAEQNAIVQAAYYGVPIHGAVIYCTNLPCSICTKMLINAGVTGIYYKDGYPDAMSSEMFEEAGIFLSKTDET from the coding sequence ATGGAAGTTCTTGAATCTGCTCGTCCTTCATGGAATGCGTATTTCATGTCGATTGCAGAGATGGTCGCAAAAAGGTCCACATGCCTGAGAAGGTCAGTCGGCGCCGTGATTGTGAAGGACAAAAGGATTCTTGCAACAGGTTATAATGGTGCTCCCAGAAATCTCAAGCACTGTGCCCAGACAGGATGTCTGAGGGAACAGCTTGGGGTGAAATCAGGCGAGCGCCATGAGCTTTGTAGGGGAATCCATGCAGAGCAGAATGCCATTGTCCAGGCTGCTTATTACGGAGTTCCTATCCATGGGGCAGTTATTTACTGCACAAATCTTCCATGCTCGATATGTACAAAAATGCTTATAAATGCCGGTGTTACCGGTATTTATTATAAAGACGGATACCCTGATGCTATGTCGTCAGAAATGTTCGAAGAAGCTGGCATATTTCTTTCAAAAACCGATGAAACATAG